Below is a genomic region from Calditrichota bacterium.
AAGTCTCGAGTTCCAACGTTACCTCGCAACATTGACCGGCGACCACTTGCCCCGGCGCGATCCTTCTATCGAGTCGATGCCTTACGAAGGCTTCTATTTCGCTGCCGTTCGGGAGGAATGCCTTCCGTACGCGATTCCCTTGCTGGAATGGAAGCGTCGGATGGGCTATCGCGTCGAAGTAACAGCGTTTAGGGCGTCTGACTCGCTGGCTGCAAATATCAGGGGACTAATTCTTGAACGGTATCTGGAACTGCGGCGAGCCGGGCGGGCACCATTCGACTATGTCCTCCTGATCGGCGACCGGCGTGGCTTTGAGCATGCCGGGCTATGGACGCTGCCCTCTTTCCAGGGCAATCCTTCGATGGCGCAGACGGCACGTCATGCCGATTACGAATATGGCCTGCTCGAAGGCAATGATTTCCTAATGGATGTAGGTGTCGGACGTATCGCCGCCGGCAGTCAGGCCCGGATGGAGCATGCAGTTGGCAAGTTGTTCGCCTATGAGCGTGCGCCCGACACTCGAAACCCCAACTGGTTCACCCGGGCGGGGGTCTTTTCACAACGTTGGGCTGACGAATTCGACCCTTCTCTTTACCTAACGACGCGCTGGGGTGAGCGCGTCCTCGAGGCCGCCGGGTATCGAAATCTCCTCGTCCGCGAGCCGGCGCGCGCCGATTCAGCCGATGCCGACCTTATAGCATCTGAACTGCGCGGCTGGTTGAATGAACGGCCTCCCGCACTGATGATTGGCCGGGCGCAGATTTCGCCTTGGGAAGCGAGCCTGCCGGGCGTCGATCCGAACCGGGTTCATCCCATCGTCGTCAACTTCGGCGGCCACGCGGAGTTCATGATGAACTCACTCTACAACAGCGGTAACCGGGATGAACTGGTCGGAGCGGCATCCGTCTTCAGCGGTTGGGGGACGCCTCAGACGTTCATCAGCAATGCGCTTTGGGCTTCGCTGGTAAGGTCGCTGGTTATCGACGACCTGTCGCTCGGCTGGACGCGAGCCGCCGCCGGGCCGGGACTGGTCCGGCTTGTTCCACGTTATCCCACAGTCCTGACGCTGTACCAGACCGACCTCGACTTCTACGGCGATCCGGGACTTAAACCGTGGCGCAGCGTGCCGCGACAACTGAGAGTCACGCATCCGGAAACCCTCTCGCCCGGCACCAGCCTCGTCGAAGTGCGGGTTCTCTTTGCCGGGGACGATCAGCCTGCTGCGGATATCCAGGTCGCTATCTATGCGCCGGGCGATGTTCCCGACCCCGATGAGTATGATATTTGGGAGCCGCTCTATCAGCGCGTCGGCTGGACCGATGACGACGGCTATGCCCGCATCACCCTCGACCCGACTCTCCCCGAAGGTCCGATCTACGTAACCGTCACAGGGCGAGGTCTCTACCCGTCGGAAACGGAGATATCGATAGAGGAGCGTCCGATCGCGCTGGTAGCCATCGACTACGACGTCACCGGCGCGCTCGTACCCAACGGCGACGCGGAGATCCAGCCCACGCTTGAGAACCGCGGCAGCGACGTCACTGCCCGCGGCGTTTTCGCGCTGCTCGAAGCCAGCTCTCCCTATGCGATAGCCTCCCCCGAGACCCTTTCCTTCGGGGACATACCGGCCGGAGAGTCCCGCCGCGCGAGGGGGAGTGCTCGAGTAACCTTCACCGGCGATGTTCCCGACGGCGCCGACCCGGGCGTCCGCCTCCGCATCTATTCCCAGGATGGCGAATGGTCGGCTGCAGTGCCGCTCGACGTCCAGGCTTCTAATGTTGTCGCCGGCCGGATCGAGCCGGGAACGTTGCTCACCGACTCGACGGGCAACGTGCTCGTCAATCTGGTGAATAATGGCCGCTGGCCGAGCGGGCCGATCGCGGCGCAAATTCGCAGCGAGAGTTGGGCTGTCGAAGTGCTCGACGGGATCGCCTCGTATGCCTCAATCCTCCCGGAAGGCGGGACGCGGCGGCCGCTCGACGGGCCGTTTCAACTGCGCCCCAATCGCCTCGCGCCGCCGGGCATGGAGGTCATGCTCTATCTCGATCTACGGCAGGAGATTCTA
It encodes:
- a CDS encoding T9SS type A sorting domain-containing protein translates to SLEFQRYLATLTGDHLPRRDPSIESMPYEGFYFAAVREECLPYAIPLLEWKRRMGYRVEVTAFRASDSLAANIRGLILERYLELRRAGRAPFDYVLLIGDRRGFEHAGLWTLPSFQGNPSMAQTARHADYEYGLLEGNDFLMDVGVGRIAAGSQARMEHAVGKLFAYERAPDTRNPNWFTRAGVFSQRWADEFDPSLYLTTRWGERVLEAAGYRNLLVREPARADSADADLIASELRGWLNERPPALMIGRAQISPWEASLPGVDPNRVHPIVVNFGGHAEFMMNSLYNSGNRDELVGAASVFSGWGTPQTFISNALWASLVRSLVIDDLSLGWTRAAAGPGLVRLVPRYPTVLTLYQTDLDFYGDPGLKPWRSVPRQLRVTHPETLSPGTSLVEVRVLFAGDDQPAADIQVAIYAPGDVPDPDEYDIWEPLYQRVGWTDDDGYARITLDPTLPEGPIYVTVTGRGLYPSETEISIEERPIALVAIDYDVTGALVPNGDAEIQPTLENRGSDVTARGVFALLEASSPYAIASPETLSFGDIPAGESRRARGSARVTFTGDVPDGADPGVRLRIYSQDGEWSAAVPLDVQASNVVAGRIEPGTLLTDSTGNVLVNLVNNGRWPSGPIAAQIRSESWAVEVLDGIASYASILPEGGTRRPLDGPFQLRPNRLAPPGMEVMLYLDLRQEILLKTIPLRFRLGNAREATPYGPDDYGYIALNDGEEARWTGAPLFGYINPPRVDSTRLPIDALTDPGAATALRLPFTLRFYGQEFDTITVCTHGFIAVGNQVRNMNFQNFPLDFAAAGAMGMIAPYWDRFTRNRNDNQPGIFAHYDQAGRYIVIEWYRIRATEDVNDQTFQAVLFDPSRYPTASGDSPILFQYSTVRLIAGDDSTYASTGISSPDGRTGLTYTFSDLYRPQNPRFTEGNTNRSILFTTGPGAPVGSLQGRVVEAANPNRPVLGAVVSGYAYGLGAIFGLPVGEEGYQGSALPIGHYTLRAGKPGYNSVERAIRIEPGGNRSADFSLERVTLELDRREFRESFFPGHRAYRTYRVANRGDGVLSLQLAKVEVEGADWLRISASLTVGPGETVVDSFQIRNTARIPYNRNGMVILRSDRAQLADTIRVILNIDSANAAPPPDLPVAGHYALHPAAPNPFNGRTTVRFNLPEESDVKLTLYDLEGRILETLEMKRLFRGKHSRTIELEHLPAGLYFCRMEAKAFRATTRLVLLK